The following coding sequences lie in one Clarias gariepinus isolate MV-2021 ecotype Netherlands chromosome 27, CGAR_prim_01v2, whole genome shotgun sequence genomic window:
- the si:dkeyp-51f12.3 gene encoding uncharacterized protein si:dkeyp-51f12.3, producing MMFATVYTGAFGASLAALGFGILIYSFCRVMKSSNHNMTIPGHFLLHSRTGTQYTYEQAIALQRRLDRIRRASAEERRTAQTPPPVLHSLPGTPPPWDMEPPPSYETVMKTTMLPQTAMIMTEPS from the exons ATGATGTTTGCTACAGTGTACACTGGTGCATTCGGGGCGTCCCTCGCTGCCCTTGGCTTCGGAATTCTCATCTACTCCTTCTGCAGAGTGATGAAGTCCAGCAACCACAACATGACCATCCCAGGTCATTTCCTGCTGCACTCGCGCACCGGCACCCAGTACACATATGAGCAAGCCATCGCTTtgcagag GAGGTTGGACAGGATCCGCAGGGCTTCAGCAGAAGAGCGGCGCACGGCCCAGACGCCCCCTCCAGTACTCCACAGCCTACCTGGAACTCCACCGCCCTGGGACATGGAGCCTCCGCCATCCTATGAGACTGTTATGAAGACCACCATGCTCCCACAGACGGCGATGATCATGACTGAGCCCTCCTGA